From the genome of Leptolyngbya iicbica LK, one region includes:
- a CDS encoding FTR1 family iron permease — protein MDFAPALPTFFVTLREGVEAALVVGIVLACLNKAQQSQLNRWVYLGIGAGLLGSLLTGILIFNSVAQAQQALPTLEPIIEPLFDSLFCAIAIVMLSWMLLWMTRQARSLKGDIEGDVIAALQEDDAAGITIFSLVCIAVLREGIETVLFIFTSVEQSVTAAIGAAGGLLGATLIGLALFKWGVRINLRAFFQVMGVLLILIVGGLVISFFRNLDAAFLAISNFDPVNVDLCISQTSCILGPQLWDARDVLPDKAFPGVLLKTLLGYREQLFAGQLLAYLAFIITVGGTYFRSLGAGPTAQKSPSS, from the coding sequence ATGGATTTTGCCCCTGCTCTCCCGACCTTTTTTGTCACCCTGCGCGAAGGGGTCGAAGCGGCTCTCGTGGTTGGTATCGTCCTAGCCTGTCTCAATAAAGCCCAGCAGAGTCAGCTCAATCGCTGGGTTTATCTCGGCATTGGAGCCGGATTACTGGGCAGCTTGCTGACGGGCATCTTGATTTTTAACAGCGTGGCTCAGGCGCAGCAAGCGTTACCCACCCTGGAACCGATTATCGAACCATTGTTCGACAGTTTGTTTTGCGCGATCGCGATCGTCATGCTGAGCTGGATGCTGCTCTGGATGACGCGACAGGCGCGATCGCTCAAGGGCGATATCGAAGGTGACGTGATTGCGGCGCTGCAAGAGGATGACGCCGCAGGTATCACCATTTTCAGCCTGGTCTGCATTGCCGTCCTGCGAGAGGGGATTGAAACGGTGCTGTTTATTTTCACCAGCGTGGAGCAAAGCGTCACCGCCGCGATTGGGGCGGCTGGCGGGCTACTGGGAGCAACCCTAATTGGGCTGGCATTGTTCAAATGGGGCGTCCGCATCAACTTAAGGGCCTTCTTTCAAGTAATGGGCGTTTTGCTGATTTTGATTGTGGGGGGCCTCGTGATTTCGTTTTTCCGCAATTTGGATGCCGCCTTTCTCGCCATCAGCAATTTTGATCCGGTCAACGTCGACCTTTGCATTTCCCAGACCTCATGCATTCTCGGACCACAACTGTGGGATGCCCGCGACGTCTTGCCCGATAAAGCGTTTCCCGGCGTGCTGCTGAAAACCCTGCTGGGCTATCGCGAGCAACTTTTTGCCGGTCAACTCTTGGCCTACCTGGCGTTTATCATCACCGTCGGCGGCACTTATTTCCGCAGTCTTGGGGCAGGGCCTACCGCCCAAAAGTCGCCCTCTAGTTAA
- a CDS encoding AEC family transporter, with amino-acid sequence MAVLLPAIAPVALIILVGFIAGRTLGLDRRTLSRLSLYVLLPALIASSLYGITLTAERALLIVVGFFVVSALLYGLVYGLCRLIKAHPLQQKTLLATTLFANTGNLGLPFITFALGQTGLERAIVYLISSSILLTTVGPTLLKGQGLATGLRTTLRLPVFWAMLAGLALQALTITLPLRLDEGLDLLGGAAIPVALITLGMQLAKTQFYLDRPVLVAAGLRLVLGPAIALIIGGAIGLQGQDLQVLVLQGAMPTAVNTFIWVTEFGGDADLVARAIVLSTLLSFITLPSILWALLTFT; translated from the coding sequence ATGGCTGTTTTACTGCCCGCGATCGCGCCCGTAGCCCTGATTATTTTGGTGGGATTCATTGCAGGTCGTACCCTCGGCCTGGATCGCCGTACCTTGTCGCGGCTCAGTCTCTACGTTCTACTGCCCGCCCTGATCGCCAGCAGCCTATACGGCATTACGCTGACCGCCGAGCGGGCCTTGCTGATTGTGGTGGGCTTCTTTGTCGTATCGGCCCTGCTGTATGGCTTAGTGTATGGTTTATGTCGCCTCATCAAAGCGCACCCGCTGCAACAAAAAACGCTCCTCGCCACCACCCTCTTTGCCAATACGGGCAATTTGGGATTGCCGTTTATCACCTTTGCCCTGGGGCAAACGGGGTTAGAACGGGCGATCGTTTACTTGATCAGCAGCAGCATTTTGCTCACCACCGTCGGGCCGACTCTCCTTAAAGGGCAGGGCTTAGCCACTGGACTCAGAACAACCCTGAGGCTGCCTGTCTTTTGGGCGATGCTGGCCGGTCTGGCCTTACAAGCGTTGACGATTACTTTGCCGCTGCGGCTCGATGAAGGGTTGGACCTGCTGGGTGGGGCGGCGATTCCCGTGGCGCTGATCACCCTGGGTATGCAACTCGCCAAAACGCAGTTTTACCTGGATCGCCCGGTGTTAGTCGCCGCCGGATTGCGCCTGGTCCTCGGCCCCGCGATCGCCCTAATCATTGGCGGCGCGATCGGCCTTCAGGGCCAAGACTTGCAAGTGCTGGTGCTGCAAGGTGCCATGCCCACAGCGGTGAATACGTTTATTTGGGTGACGGAATTTGGTGGCGATGCTGACTTAGTAGCTAGAGCGATCGTGCTTTCCACCCTGCTAAGCTTCATTACCCTGCCCAGCATTTTGTGGGCACTGCTAACGTTTACCTGA